A genomic region of Kluyveromyces marxianus DMKU3-1042 DNA, complete genome, chromosome 5 contains the following coding sequences:
- the NUM1 gene encoding Num1p, which yields MGGTGTSRSDKGSNRDELKTKLDKLQKQQLQQTRSSDDSTNSRSPFSNVLGKRDNRSSLPVFAGSSAHAGVINANSGEDVNFVVGLSENLLLECRRLQSENERKSSKLQTLEADYNKLKTSFERLSSKHESLTRNEDSLKDTNWQLEMKLQSLAQELNKLTDAFNKNKSELQRQMEVAKDMKTELEESSLEKMGLKSELEATKQTHINEMKELKHQVEELNNENDDLHTKVNDLREKVALLAEEREVTKSKVPTDSAEQADSLSRSLSTGENQLNPHDSNKNEANSEGSHTDSPHLEYQTLRSNLAHANQTIIKLRQKLNRSKPESAVNSPLHLKTPRGKSKAGLQFVGGKVSTPQKSIISNVSDQGSDWNSTNSPTSIVHDDSSDFETTSFISEATDYMGERIGDDFSGEEDFSHELDYEDIERYAKDHNLAIIASSELEQLKEQASNSSQNQVKIEEIETQIKNLGFFDTSAVDLKNGDISQIFQHPTEEYLITHLRDYSLTALNNDVYNSIMNPSIDELNEKASQKGFTLLAKDELSQLSNPGINDLRTIAARHEHVVLPKDEYNKLVEPNVEDLKSHAERQGHVVLPKDEHDKLTEPNVEDLKSHAERQGHVVLPKDEHSKLVEPGVEDLKSHAERQGHVILPKEEHSKLVEPNVEDLKSHAERQGHVILPKEEHSKLVEPNVEDLKSHAERQGHVILPKDEHSKLVEPGVEDLKSHAERQGHVVLPKEEHSKLVEPNVEDLKSHAERQGHVILPKDEHDKLTEPGVEDLKSHAERHGHVILPKDEHSKLVEPGVEDLKSHAERQGHVILPKDEHSKLVEPGVEDLKSHAERQGHVVLPKDEHNSLLHEIDNPNIEKIEESLSGSNATILLTRLAEKQGLVPVDASEYETLNNLVNSPDRKYLDEKLNNLGYTSLTIQEYSELKRIKDSPSLDFLAEKADEEGYIILSKPDHSELLRKSSNPSLEEMKSIASVTGHLVVLQDEYDQLQKSISHPSKHYIIQEAHNLDLVVLEKSEYDDLVTKSSNKDSIIESIKGFGFVPVPMVDFKTLKAQSVDNADLDTLKERISGLGYVTVTKDEYDILSEPAVNKITADETIDLCNKYHLKPIAIDEYLKLQENSKAAVLSEDELIEKVRNHGHTVVDSIKYEQMLTEIEKPELQYLTDHLSSFNMIAVNNDEFSKIKEISESPTYEFLEEKAKQMDFALLSCKDLDNMKSRIEHPSQEELEKGAELLGLSLIPSDNLADLRKSIEEPSTSYLANKADNIGKRLVDKIEYETILRKLEKPTTEELEHYAELIHHKILPKVEYDELVRKVEKPTPEEVAKYAELVEHKTLPKSEHEELVRKVEKPTPEEVAQYAELVQHRTLHKAEYEELVRKVEKPTPEEVAKYAELVEHKILTKVEYDELVRKVEKPTPEEVAQYAELVEHKTLPKSEHEELVRKVEKPTPEEVAKYAELVEHKTLPKSEHEELVRKVEKPTPEEVAKYAELVEHKTLPKSEHEELVRKVEKPTPEEVAQYAELAQHRTLHKAEYEELVRKVEKPTPEEVAKYAELVEHKTLPKSEHEELVRKVEKPTPEEVAQYAELVQHRTLHKAEYEELVRKVEKPTPEEVAKYAELVEHKTLPKSEHEELVRKVEKPTPEEVAQYAELVQHRTLHKAEYEELVRKVEKPTPEEVAKYAELVEHKTLPKSEHEELVRKVEKPTPEEVAKYAELVEHKTLSKLEYEELVRKVEKPTPEEVAQYAELVEHKTLPKSEFEKLIKNDALSIDGLKVLCQKYGYTCVSIEEYDQMRSVYEDPSAEFLAAKALEKQLVLVSANDHTQSKESTKLESNAVIEEREKVAQTEKTSEKNKDPASPESDSIRDKIQNKGHVLIDTETFNNIKSSHPERISKQELIDLCSKLNLVPLPDAHYAELRNPSIERIKELAQSEGLVAIDRTELDAITIQAENPSEDSIIAMAPKYGYKVIRATEFENLQNEARKLSSPSKADVEKLAARLNLVVLAEESYGNLLEELKKASIATSISPTSKVAASKLYFENVIKKENGIGNEVMLESGKSLGFVRLSNDEYKKLLENQQKHELTKSDIYNGAKMFDLRVLPVEEYKSLLQRKSTKDNITYDDLQIYASRFALKLVPVDFTLPKEQTSINPQTSKEKSAYELRANHSRNISTTSFSSTESSESYYYEAEEPNNSLILKKLASKSSMASNSTHYTDARDYSEIEGDDVSIAPTIKDDGPTLEDLKRHAEVFGYVLVQKGAEHQVDSVVDDKSVSNTLSRDDIYSAAPRFGLTVLPLDEFREIEKNAKSFKELTPENIKSAADKFGLVILASSEHHKLLKNSTIQPTPEITKDNIEQKSREFGFVPVKTNDFLKLIKPDSIEDITEKASKLGMVTLTEEEYSSMTKPISQEVLESRAKELDLVTLSSLEYATLTKPLTLTDIKDKCEEYGYVAVTKEIYEDLSNKYDETSISRWAKENDKAIISKEEYDALLDLEDQKASTMMTKEELVEKAHELNMIPIDADKFDEIQRELASSGLHNMTEDDIMLKAKDFGLVTVPASESVDNLKQSLNKDDLTVLAHDMGLVPIPIEQFEQIKMELESPTLTREQIVDHAAEFDLIAIDIMEYKRLKKGSYLMDNDEEFDSDDEDEEDEMELVDSEIKHLNKTAKRFGLLCIPESAFVATSNANTPDVHNVVVLPIKYYNTLLHQESENWAKVTDERLQAEAKKRGFQIGVNLRKDFGEMPTYDHRRTSSTSTRSMISEDARKSMSQAASTAAMAELENQGRSRAPSRASSIRRAPPSIQTNHASVMTNSESIGTGLSLATMASLNAPSIIPALTQTMIGEYLHKYYRSLTSISHPSRHERYFWIHPYTLTLYWSSSNPVLENPGSNRTRAAAIMGVESVDDSNPYPAGLYQKSIVVKTEGRDIKFTCPTRQRHNIWFNSLRYLLQRNLNGISLDDMLQDEGNAEPNPIYQQPGETPQSAIRRLSSTRRASSSSNIRQSSSKWSLRAT from the coding sequence ATGGGAGGAACAGGGACTTCGCGTTCCGATAAGGGAAGCAATCGTGATGAATTAAAGACGAAGTTGGACAAGTTGCAGAAGCAACAACTTCAACAGACGCGGTCTAGCGATGATAGCACGAACTCGAGATCTCCATTCTCGAATGTGTTAGGTAAAAGAGATAATAGATCATCCTTGCCCGTGTTTGCTGGGAGTTCTGCGCATGCTGGGGTAATAAATGCGAACTCAGGCGAAGATGTTAATTTTGTGGTTGGATTGAGTGAGAACTTGCTTCTGGAGTGTAGGCGATTGCAATCTGAAAACGAGCGTAAATCCAGCAAATTGCAAACGCTAGAAGCTGACTACAATAAACTAAAGACATCTTTCGAACGCTTATCTTCGAAACATGAGTCGTTAACTCGGAATGAAGATTCTCTAAAGGACACTAATTGGCAGTTGGAGATGAAGTTACAGAGCCTAGCGCAGGAGCTCAATAAGCTAACAGATGCCTTCAACAAGAATAAGTCAGAATTACAAAGGCAGATGGAAGTGGCAAAAGACATGAAAACAGAACTCGAAGAGAGTTCTTTGGAAAAGATGGGATTGAAATCGGAATTGGAGGCCACAAAACAAACTCACATTAACGAGATGAAGGAGCTAAAACACCAAGTGGAGGAACTTAATAACGAGAATGATGATTTGCATACGAAGGTTAATGACCTTAGGGAGAAAGTCGCTCTACTAGCAGAAGAAAGGGAGGTAACGAAATCCAAGGTTCCAACCGATTCTGCTGAACAAGCAGACTCTCTTTCAAGATCACTTTCAACCGGCGAAAATCAATTGAACCCGCACGATTCTAATAAAAATGAAGCCAACTCTGAAGGATCTCATACCGATAGCCCGCACCTTGAGTACCAGACTTTGCGTAGCAACTTGGCCCATGCTAATCAGACTATTATTAAGCTAAGGCAAAAACTTAATAGATCCAAACCCGAAAGTGCAGTAAATTCACCACTGCATTTAAAAACACCTAGAGGTAAATCTAAAGCAGGGCTTCAGTTTGTAGGTGGAAAGGTATCTACCCCTCAAAAGTCTATTATATCTAATGTTAGTGATCAAGGAAGTGATTGGAATTCAACAAACTCACCAACTTCCATAGTGCACGATGACTCGAGTGATTTTGAAACTACTAGTTTTATTTCTGAAGCAACAGATTATATGGGGGAACGCATTGGTGATGACTTTTCcggagaagaagatttctCTCATGAATTGGATTACGAGGATATAGAGAGATATGCAAAGGATCATAATTTGGCCATTATTGCTTCTTCCGAATTAGAACAACTCAAAGAGCAAGCTTCTAATAGTTCTCAAAATCAAGtcaaaattgaagaaatagagACTCAGATCAAGAACTTAGGCTTTTTTGATACCTCGGCAGTCGATTTAAAGAACGGAGATATTTCTCAAATATTCCAACACCCAACAGAAGAGTATCTCATTACCCATCTCAGAGACTATAGCCTAACAGCGCTAAACAACGATGTGTACAATTCTATCATGAATCCATCAATCGATGAACTAAATGAAAAGGCATCACAGAAGGGGTTCACTTTACTGGCAAAAGATGAACTATCTCAACTCTCAAACCCAGGAATTAATGACTTGAGGACAATCGCGGCTCGTCACGAGCATGTGGTTCTACCTAAGGATGAGTATAATAAGTTGGTTGAACCTAATGTCGAAGACTTGAAGAGTCATGCTGAACGCCAAGGACATGTGGTTCTACCTAAGGACGAACATGATAAATTGACGGAACCTAACGttgaagacttgaagaGTCATGCTGAACGCCAAGGCCATGTGGTTCTACCTAAGGACGAACATAGTAAGTTGGTTGAACCTGGCGttgaagacttgaagaGTCATGCTGAACGCCAAGGCCATGTGATTCTACCCAAGGAAGAGCATAGTAAGTTGGTTGAACCTAATGttgaagacttgaagaGTCATGCTGAACGCCAAGGCCATGTGATTCTACCCAAGGAAGAGCATAGTAAGTTGGTTGAACCTAACGttgaagacttgaagaGTCATGCTGAACGCCAAGGCCATGTGATTCTACCTAAGGACGAACATAGTAAGTTGGTTGAACCTGGCGttgaagacttgaagaGTCATGCTGAACGCCAAGGACATGTGGTTCTACCTAAGGAAGAACATAGTAAGTTGGTTGAACCTAATGttgaagacttgaagaGTCATGCTGAACGCCAAGGCCATGTGATTCTACCTAAAGACGAACATGATAAATTGACGGAACCTGGCGttgaagacttgaagaGTCATGCTGAACGTCACGGTCATGTGATTCTACCTAAGGACGAACATAGTAAGTTGGTTGAACCTGGCGttgaagacttgaagaGTCATGCTGAACGCCAAGGCCATGTGATTCTACCTAAGGACGAACATAGTAAGTTGGTTGAACCTGGCGttgaagacttgaagaGTCATGCTGAACGCCAAGGCCATGTTGTTCTACCTAAAGACGAACACAACTCACTTCTACACGAAATTGATAATCCAAACATTGAAAAAATCGAAGAATCTCTCAGTGGTTCTAATGCAACCATTCTTTTGACACGACTAGCTGAAAAACAAGGTCTAGTACCCGTGGATGCTTCTGAATATGAAACATTGAATAATCTTGTCAATTCTCCAGATCGTAAATATTTGGAtgaaaagttgaacaaCTTGGGCTATACTAGCCTAACTATCCAAGAATATTCGGAGttgaaaagaatcaaagatTCACCTTCTTTGGATTTCCTAGCGGAAAAGGCAGATGAGGAAGGATACATTATATTATCCAAACCCGATCACTCTGAACTACTCAGAAAGTCCTCCAACCCCTCTCTCgaagaaatgaaatccATAGCTTCTGTGACGGGACACTTAGTTGTATTACAAGATGAATATGACCAGTTACAAAAATCTATTTCCCATCCTTCCAAACACTATATCATCCAAGAGGCACATAACCTAGATCTTGTTGTCCTTGAAAAGTCTGAATACGATGATTTAGTTACCAAAAGTAGCAATAAGGATTCAATTATAGAATCAATTAAGGGTTTCGGTTTTGTGCCAGTTCCTATGGTTGATTTCAAAACCTTAAAAGCTCAATCAGTTGACAATGCAGATTTAGATACCCTAAAGGAAAGGATATCAGGGCTAGGTTATGTAACTGTAACGAAGGATGAATATGATATTTTGTCTGAACCCGCCGTCAACAAGATTACAGCGGATGAAACTATTGATTTGTGTAACAAATACCATCTCAAACCGATCGCTATTGATGAGTATTTGAAATTGCAGGAAAATTCAAAAGCTGCTGTGCTATCAGAGGATGAATTGATCGAAAAGGTGAGAAATCATGGACATACTGTAGTAGACTCCATAAAATATGAACAAATGCTTACTGAAATCGAGAAGCCTGAATTGCAGTATTTGACAGATCACCTCTCCTCTTTCAACATGATTGCAGTGAACAACGATGAATTTAgtaaaatcaaagaaattaGCGAGAGTCCTACCTATGAATTCTTAGAGGAGAAAGCTAAGCAAATGGACTTTGCACTTCTCTCTTGCAAAGATTTGGATAATATGAAGTCCAGAATCGAACATCCAtctcaagaagaactagaGAAGGGCGCAGAGTTATTGGGCTTATCATTAATCCCCTCAGACAATTTAGCAGATCTACGaaaatcaattgaagaacCTTCAACCTCCTACTTAGCCAACAAAGCTGACAATATTGGAAAACGATTAGTTGACAAGATTGAATATGAAACCATTTTACGAAAATTAGAAAAGCCTACAACAGAAGAACTCGAACATTATGCAGAGCTAATCCATCACAAGATTTTACCAAAGGTTGAATATGACGAACTTGTCAGAAAGGTGGAAAAGCCAACTCCAGAGGAGGTTGCCAAATACGCTGAGCTAGTGGAGCACAAGACACTACCAAAATCTGAACACGAAGAACTTGTCagaaaagtggaaaagCCAACTCCAGAGGAGGTTGCCCAATATGCTGAATTGGTTCAACACAGAACTTTACATAAGGCTGaatatgaagaacttgtcagaaaagtggaaaagCCAACTCCAGAGGAGGTCGCCAAATACGCTGAGCTAGTGGAGCACAAGATTTTAACAAAGGTTGAATATGACGAACTTGTCAGAAAGGTGGAAAAGCCAACTCCAGAGGAGGTAGCCCAATACGCTGAACTCGTGGAGCACAAGACACTACCAAAATCTGAACACGAAGAACTCGTCagaaaagtggaaaagCCAACTCCAGAGGAGGTTGCCAAATATGCCGAGCTAGTGGAGCACAAGACACTACCAAAATCTGAACACGAAGAACTTGTCagaaaagtggaaaagCCAACTCCAGAGGAGGTTGCCAAATATGCCGAGCTAGTGGAGCACAAGACACTACCAAAATCTGAACACGAAGAACTTGTCagaaaagtggaaaagCCAACTCCAGAGGAGGTAGCCCAATATGCTGAGTTGGCTCAACACAGAACTTTACATAAGGCTGaatatgaagaacttgtcagaaaagtggaaaagCCAACTCCAGAGGAGGTTGCCAAATACGCTGAGCTAGTGGAGCACAAGACACTACCAAAATCTGAACACGAAGAACTTGTCagaaaagtggaaaagCCAACTCCAGAGGAGGTTGCCCAATATGCTGAATTGGTTCAACACAGAACTTTACATAAGGCTGaatatgaagaacttgtcagaaaagtggaaaagCCAACTCCAGAGGAGGTTGCCAAATACGCTGAGCTAGTGGAGCACAAGACACTACCAAAATCTGAACACGAAGAACTCGTCAGAAAAGTGGAAAAACCAACTCCAGAGGAGGTTGCCCAATATGCTGAATTGGTTCAACACAGAACTTTACATAAGGCTGaatatgaagaacttgtcagaaaagtggaaaagCCAACTCCAGAGGAGGTTGCCAAATACGCTGAGCTAGTGGAGCACAAGACACTACCAAAATCTGAACACGAAGAACTTGTCAGAAAAGTGGAAAAACCAACTCCAGAGGAGGTTGCCAAATATGCCGAGCTAGTGGAGCACAAGACTTTGTCTAAGCTTGAGTACGAAGAACTTGTCagaaaagtggaaaagCCAACTCCAGAGGAGGTCGCCCAATATGCTGAACTCGTGGAGCACAAGACACTACCAAAATCTGAATTTGAGAAGCTCATCAAGAATGATGCCCTTTCTATTGATGGGTTAAAGGTATTGTGCCAGAAATACGGATACACCTGCGTTTCTATTGAAGAGTACGACCAAATGAGATCCGTATACGAAGACCCTTCTGCCGAATTCTTAGCAGCAAAGGCATTGGAAAAACAGTTAGTACTTGTATCTGCCAATGATCATACTCAATCAAAGGAATCTACCAAACTAGAATCAAATGCAGTTATAGAGGAGCGAGAAAAAGTAGCACAAACCGAGAAGACTTccgaaaaaaataaagatcCTGCCAGCCCCGAATCCGACAGTATTCGCgacaaaatacaaaacaAAGGCCATGTTTTGATTGACACTGAAACGTTTAACAATATCAAATCATCTCACCCAGAAAGAATTTCTAAGCAAGAACTGATAGATCTCTGCTCTAAGCTTAACCTAGTTCCTCTACCCGATGCTCATTATGCTGAATTAAGAAATCCATCTATTGAACGTATTAAAGAACTAGCACAATCAGAGGGATTAGTTGCAATTGATCGTACCGAGTTGGATGCAATTACAATCCAGGCAGAGAACCCATCAGAAGATTCCATCATAGCTATGGCTCCAAAGTACGGCTATAAAGTTATCAGAGCAACAGAGTTTGAAAATTTACAAAATGAAGCAAGAaaactttcttctccatctAAAGCAGATGTTGAGAAACTTGCAGCTAGATTGAACTTAGTCGTTTTAGCTGAAGAATCATATGGAAATTTGTTGgaagagttgaagaaggcaAGCATTGCAACGTCAATTTCACCAACTTCAAAAGTTGCTGCAAGTAAGTTATACTTTGAAAATGTGATAAAAAAGGAGAATGGAATTGGAAATGAAGTAATGCTAGAGTCAGGAAAATCATTGGGCTTTGTGAGATTATCTAATGACGAATATAAGAAGCTATTAGAGAACCAGCAAAAACATGAGTTAACTAAGTCGGACATTTACAATGGTGCAAAGATGTTTGATTTAAGAGTGCTTCCTGTGGAAGAATATAAGAGTCTATTACAGCGTAAGAGTACAAAAGACAATATCACTTACGATGACCTTCAAATATATGCTTCTAGGTTTGCACTAAAGCTAGTTCCTGTAGACTTCACCTTACCAAAGGAGCAAACTTCCATCAACCCCCAAACTTCTAAGGAAAAGTCAGCATATGAGCTGCGTGCTAATCATAGTAGGAACatttcaacaacaagttTCTCATCAACAGAAAGTAGCGAATCTTACTACTATGAAGCCGAAGAACCTAATAATTCGTTAATTCTGAAGAAGCTGGCTTCAAAGTCTAGTATGGCATCTAATTCTACACATTATACGGATGCTCGTGATTACTCTGAAATTGAGGGCGATGATGTATCAATAGCCCCTACTATTAAAGATGATGGACCAACTTTAGAGGATCTCAAAAGACATGCAGAAGTATTCGGCTACGTATTGGTACAAAAGGGTGCCGAACACCAAGTAGACTCAGTGGTAGACGATAAATCAGTTTCAAATACGTTGAGTAGAGATGATATATACTCTGCTGCTCCTCGTTTCGGATTAACAGTGCTTCCACTAGATGAGTTTAGGGAAATAGAGAAGAATGCAAAATCATTCAAAGAGTTAACACCTGAGAATATCAAATCAGCCGCTGATAAATTCGGACTAGTTATCTTAGCGTCTTCTGAACACCATAagttattgaaaaattcaacaattcaacCAACTCCAGAAATAACGAAAGATAATATTGAACAAAAGTCAAGAGAGTTTGGATTTGTACCGGTGAAAACGAATGATTTCCTCAAACTAATAAAACCTGACAGTATCGAAGATATAACGGAGAAAGCATCTAAACTTGGTATGGTGACATTaactgaagaagagtatTCCTCCATGACTAAACCTATAAGTCAAGAGGTTCTAGAATCAAGAGCGAAGGAATTAGACTTAGTGACGTTGAGCTCCCTGGAATATGCGACACTAACAAAACCATTGACATTAACAGATATCAAAGACAAATGCGAAGAGTATGGGTACGTTGCTgttacaaaagaaatttACGAGGACTTGTCAAATAAATACGATGAAACCTCAATTTCCAGATGGgccaaagaaaatgataaagCTATAATCtctaaagaagaatacgaTGCTTTGTTAGATCTAGAAGACCAAAAGGCGTCCACTATGATgacaaaggaagaattggtAGAAAAGGCACATGAATTGAATATGATTCCAATAGATGCTGAtaaatttgatgaaatccAGCGTGAGTTGGCCTCTTCTGGCCTTCACAACATGACGGAAGATGACATTATGTTGAAAGCTAAAGATTTTGGGCTTGTCACAGTTCCCGCCTCTGAAAGTGTAGATAATTTGAAACAAAGCCTAAACAAGGATGATTTAACAGTTTTAGCACATGATATGGGATTGGTGCCTATTCCAATAGAGCAATTTGAGCAAATCAAAATGGAATTAGAATCGCCAACTTTAACAAGGGAGCAAATTGTGGACCATGCAGCGGAATTTGACCTAATCGCCATAGACATAATGGAGTATAAACGTTTGAAAAAGGGATCCTATTTGATGGACAACGATGAGGAATTCGATAGcgatgacgaagatgaggaagatgagATGGAGCTCGTGGATTCTGAAATAAAACATCTCAACAAAACAGCTAAAAGGTTTGGTTTACTTTGTATCCCAGAAAGTGCCTTTGTGGCTACATCTAATGCAAATACTCCAGATGTTCATAACGTGGTGGTTCTTCCTATTAAATATTACAATACGCTTTTACACCAAGAGTCTGAAAACTGGGCAAAGGTTACCGATGAAAGGTTGCAAGCGGAAGCTAAAAAACGTGGTTTCCAAATTGGCGTTAATTTGCGCAAAGACTTCGGAGAAATGCCCACTTATGATCACAGGAGAACCTCTTCAACAAGTACTCGTTCAATGATTTCCGAGGATGCTAGAAAATCTATGTCTCAAGCAGCTTCAACTGCTGCGATGGCAGAATTAGAGAATCAAGGTAGATCAAGAGCCCCATCAAGAGCATCTTCAATAAGACGTGCCCCACCTTCCATACAAACCAATCATGCATCTGTTATGACCAACAGCGAATCGATTGGTACAGGACTCTCTTTGGCTACTATGGCATCGCTAAATGCTCCAAGTATTATACCTGCACTAACACAAACCATGATTGGTGAATACCTTCATAAGTATTACAGAAGCTTGACATCAATCTCACATCCATCACGCCACGAGAGATATTTCTGGATTCACCCTTACACGCTAACATTGTACTGGTCCAGCTCCAATCCCGTTCTTGAAAATCCGGGAAGCAACAGGACAAGAGCAGCTGCTATCATGGGTGTAGAAAGCGTTGATGATTCAAACCCTTACCCTGCAGGTTTATACCAAAAGAGCATTGTCGTGAAGACCGAAGGTCGTGACATTAAATTCACATGTCCAACAAGACAAAGACACAACATATGGTTCAATTCCTTACGTTATTTACTACAAAGAAACCTAAACGGGATCAGCTTGGATGATATGTTACAGGATGAAGGGAATGCCGAACCCAATCCGATTTACCAGCAACCTGGGGAAACACCACAGTCAGCTATCCGCAGATTGTCTTCAACGAGAAGAGCTAGCTCCTCTTCGAATATCAGACAATCTAGCTCAAAGTGGTCACTGCGTGCTACTTAA